Proteins from one Gossypium raimondii isolate GPD5lz chromosome 8, ASM2569854v1, whole genome shotgun sequence genomic window:
- the LOC105790152 gene encoding receptor-like protein 9DC3 — MELTKTVAIFVSIDLSNNQFCGKIPEDVGQLISLQMLNFSHNNFTGSIPASFRNLVELESLDLSSNKLSGEIPAQMTKLTFLEVLNLSNNNLVGPIPHGNQFDTFDNDSYRGNLGFCGLPLSKPCINHGGPEPPSPLVVEHEGSEIPFFWQVVLMGYGSGVVVGLSLGYIVFTIRRPWWLVRKVERDWQYNFMRWIRRNRPRRN, encoded by the coding sequence ATGGAATTGACAAAGACAGTAGCCATTTTCGTATCTATTGACTTGTCAAACAACCAATTCTGTGGAAAAATTCCTGAGGACGTCGGGCAACTTATTTCCCTACAAATGCTCAACTTCTCTCACAACAACTTCACTGGTTCTATCCCAGCATCATTTAGAAATTTGGTAGAACTTGAATCATTGGATCTTTCATCAAACAAGCTCAGTGGCGAGATTCCAGCTCAAATGACGAAGCTAACATTTCTTGAAGTGTTGAATCTTTCAAACAACAATCTTGTTGGACCAATTCCTCATGGGAACCAATTCGATACCTTTGATAATGATTCCTACAGGGGTAACTTGGGATTCTGTGGATTACCATTGTCTAAGCCATGCATCAACCATGGGGGGCCTGAACCGCCTTCACCATTGGTGGTGGAACATGAAGGTTCTGAAATACCCTTCTTTTGGCAAGTTGTATTGATGGGGTATGGAAGTGGAGTGGTGGTAGGACTGAGCTTGGGATACATTGTATTCACAATCAGAAGACCATGGTGGCTTGTTAGAAAGGTGGAGAGAGACTGGCAATACAATTTCATGAGGTGGATACGAAGAAACAGACCAAGAAGAAACTAG
- the LOC128042933 gene encoding receptor like protein 26-like codes for MKLKMKQAEIWVDNHLRCNSQEPCVPCVMQFPNFFQTSYLQILDLSNNMISGGISKWEAVRWEGLLWLDLSHNFLTALEQFPGNSLEYLNLHSNFLTGNITSSICNWSQLTVLDLSKNNLSGTIPDCLGNIGCLQLLDLQMNNFIGKIPNSFLRNSDLSHLLLNNNQLEGLVPLSLANCTSLELLNLGNNKLTDRFPHWLESLPRLKVLILRFNRFYGSLPHSIASSNFSTLRIIDLSGNKFTGTLPTKLFQNLRAMKEKPKEWLYSSVFQVGRRIGRGIVQIPEAYGDRLEMKFL; via the exons ATGAAACTCAAGATGAAGCAAGCTGAAATTTGGGTGGATAATCATCTGCGTTGCAATAGCCAAGAACCCTGTGTTCCATG TGTAATGCAGTTCCCGAATTTCTTTCAGACATCGTACTTGCAAATTTTAGATCTTTCCAATAACATGATTTCTGGTGGAATTTCCAAATGGGAAGCTGTACGGTGGGAAGGATTGCTATGGTTGGACCTTTCTCATAACTTTCTGACTGCTTTGGAGCAATTTCCGGGTAACAGTTTGGAATATCTCAACCTTCATTCCAACTTTCTGACAGGAAATATCACTTCTTCTATTTGCAATTGGAGTCAACTTACAGTTCTGGACTTGTCCAAAAACAACTTGAGTGGAACTATTCCTGATTGCCTTGGAAATATCGGATGTCTCCAGCTCTTGGATTTGCAAATGAACAACTTCATTGGCAAGATCCCTAATTCTTTTTTGAGAAATAGTGACTTGAGCCATCTTTTACTCAATAACAATCAATTGGAAGGATTAGTGCCGCTATCTTTGGCTAACTGTACTTCATTGGAACTTTTGAATTTAGGGAACAATAAGTTAACGGATAGGTTTCCCCATTGGTTAGAGTCGCTTCCAAGACTAAAAGTTCTTATCTTGagatttaatagattttatggATCACTGCCTCATTCCATAGCTTCATCTAACTTCTCTACATTGCGAATAATTGATCTCTCTGGAAATAAGTTTACGGGTACATTGCCCACGAAActctttcaaaatttgagagCAATGAAAGAGAAACCTAAAGAGTGGTTATACTCCTCAGTCTTCCAAGTTGGTAGGAGAATTGGCAGGGGTATTGTTCAAATTCCTGAGGCATATGGCGATAGATTGGAGATGAAATTTCTGTGA